CATGAAGTCCGGCGCGGCGGCAATGCCTCTTTCCAAATAAGCCTGCGCCAGCGAATACTGCCCCATTTTCGCGCTGCAAATGCCTTTGTTCATATAGGCGACTTGGGGCGCGGGATAGGTGGGGTCGGACAAAGCCTTGTCGAAATAGGGAATGGCCGCGTTGGGATTGTTCATCACGCTGCACAAAAACCAGCCGTAGTTGTTGTTGATTTCCGCGCTGTCCGGCTGCAAACGCAATGCCTCATGGAAGCTGGCATCCGCCTTGTCGTTCACTTTGAGAAACTGGTAAATCTGCGCGCGCATCAGCCAGGCGATGGAATTTTTGCGGTCGGCCTGCAAAGCCTCTTCAATGGTGGTAACGGCCAGCCGGTAGTCTTTCGCATTCATATATTCGGCTGCCAGCTGTGTTTTGATGCGCGAGATTTCTTCGGTGCGCTCCTGCCTGCTCGGCTGTTTTACCGAAGTTCCGCCGCACGCGCTCAACACGCATGCCAATAATGCTGCTTTCCAAAAATGTTTCATGTCCACACCTTATTGTTGAACCAGCAACTGCTGCCATTTCTGCTGGCGGCGGGTTTTGTCTTTTACCTGACCTGCCAGCTGGCCGCATGCCGCGTCTATGTCGTCGCCGCGCGTTTTGCGCACGGTAACCACGAAGCCGGCCTGTTGCAATATGTCTCTGAAAATACGGATATTCTCGGCAGACGAACGCTCATAGCCGGAATGGGGAAACGGATTGAAAGGTATCAGGTTGAATTTGCAGGGTACGTCTTCCACCAATTTCAACAGTTCGCGCGCGTGTTCCGCCTTATCGTTGACGCCGTCGAGCATCACATATTCAAACGTAACGAAATCGCGCGGGGCTTTCACAAGATACCGCCTGCATGCCGCCATCAAATCTTTTAACGGATATTTTTTGTTCAAAGGCACGATTTGGTCGCGCACATGGTCGTTGGAGGCGTGCAGCGACACGGCCAGCGCAACCGGCATGTCTTCTTTCAACCTGTCCATCTGCGGCACCATGCCGGATGTGGACACGGTAACG
The window above is part of the Neisseria bacilliformis genome. Proteins encoded here:
- the pilW gene encoding type IV pilus biogenesis/stability protein PilW, with translation MKHFWKAALLACVLSACGGTSVKQPSRQERTEEISRIKTQLAAEYMNAKDYRLAVTTIEEALQADRKNSIAWLMRAQIYQFLKVNDKADASFHEALRLQPDSAEINNNYGWFLCSVMNNPNAAIPYFDKALSDPTYPAPQVAYMNKGICSAKMGQYSLAQAYLERGIAAAPDFMPLRKELARTKMLAGQIKEADKLFRQYQSQVDNLDAGDLLLGWQLARATGSSQAAYEYEAQLRANYPYSEELQTILAGH